A DNA window from Paramormyrops kingsleyae isolate MSU_618 chromosome 10, PKINGS_0.4, whole genome shotgun sequence contains the following coding sequences:
- the LOC111848785 gene encoding uncharacterized protein isoform X3, whose product MVRLCSALLLMFITAVNLVLLTQIENMKTFHLGDTITLHCTFSSGHSSYFYWFKQAVGESPQSIMSIYSHSIDPLLYGEFQGDQRFAIQKNSTSMMLTISNAKPADGGFYYCCTRSYEQIIFENKIFLKYEGLPTTNRYFSLQLVSDSVQPGDSVTLQCTIMTESCAGEHSVYWFKHGSGESLPGVIYTNGNRSDKCEKSPEAGSPTRSCIYSLPKRNLNLSDAGTYYCAVAMCGEILFGNGTKLEITASCGTDIMAKQYTDFTDKTGRY is encoded by the exons ATGGTCAGGCTCTGCTCAGCGCTGCTGCTGATGTTTATAACAG CGGTGAATCTTGTCCTGCTCACCCAGATTGAAAACATGAAGACCTTCCACCTTGGAGACACCATCACCCTCCACTGTACCTTTTCTTCTGGACATAGCAGCTACTTCTACTGGTTCAAACAGGCAGTAGGAGAGTCACCTCAAAGTATAATGTCTATCTACAGTCATAGCATAGATCCATTGCTGTATGGGGAGTTCCAAGGGGATCAGCGCTTCGCAATTCAaaaaaactcaaccagcatgatGCTGACCATTTCAAATGCAAAGCCCGCGGATGGTGGCTTCTATTACTGCTGCACAAGAAGTTACGAGCAGATCATTTTCGAGAACAAAATTTTCTTGAAGTATGAAG GTCTACCAACTACAAACAGATATTTCAGTCTGCAGCTTGTATCTGACTCAGTGCAGCCAGGAGACTCTGTGACCCTTCAGTGTACAATAATGACTGAGAGCTGTGCAGGAGAACACAGTGTTTACTGGTTCAAACATGGATCAGGAGAATCCCTTCCAGGAGTCATTTACACCAATGGAAACAGGAGTGATAAGTGTGAGAAGAGCCCTGAGGCTGGATCTCCTACACGGAGCTGTATCTACAGCCTCCCCAAGAGGAACCTCAACCTTTCAGATGCTGGGACTTACTACTGTGCTGTGGCCATGTGTGGGGAAATCCTCTTTGGGAATGGGACCAAGCTGGAAATAACag CCAGCTGTGGTACAGACATAATGGCAAAACAGTATACAGACTTCACAGACAAAACTGGAAG GTATTGA
- the LOC111848785 gene encoding uncharacterized protein isoform X2 — protein MKTFHLGDTITLHCTFSSGHSSYFYWFKQAVGESPQSIMSIYSHSIDPLLYGEFQGDQRFAIQKNSTSMMLTISNAKPADGGFYYCCTRSYEQIIFENKIFLKYEGLPTTNRYFSLQLVSDSVQPGDSVTLQCTIMTESCAGEHSVYWFKHGSGESLPGVIYTNGNRSDKCEKSPEAGSPTRSCIYSLPKRNLNLSDAGTYYCAVAMCGEILFGNGTKLEITGIDQENQSSPLVLGLAISNILCVIIIIILIYVQKTRIQRNTHQWFSTTPHSETRDSQQLTYNKCIFQKRKSEMGPRMQQINTHVLYSDIRLKE, from the exons ATGAAGACCTTCCACCTTGGAGACACCATCACCCTCCACTGTACCTTTTCTTCTGGACATAGCAGCTACTTCTACTGGTTCAAACAGGCAGTAGGAGAGTCACCTCAAAGTATAATGTCTATCTACAGTCATAGCATAGATCCATTGCTGTATGGGGAGTTCCAAGGGGATCAGCGCTTCGCAATTCAaaaaaactcaaccagcatgatGCTGACCATTTCAAATGCAAAGCCCGCGGATGGTGGCTTCTATTACTGCTGCACAAGAAGTTACGAGCAGATCATTTTCGAGAACAAAATTTTCTTGAAGTATGAAG GTCTACCAACTACAAACAGATATTTCAGTCTGCAGCTTGTATCTGACTCAGTGCAGCCAGGAGACTCTGTGACCCTTCAGTGTACAATAATGACTGAGAGCTGTGCAGGAGAACACAGTGTTTACTGGTTCAAACATGGATCAGGAGAATCCCTTCCAGGAGTCATTTACACCAATGGAAACAGGAGTGATAAGTGTGAGAAGAGCCCTGAGGCTGGATCTCCTACACGGAGCTGTATCTACAGCCTCCCCAAGAGGAACCTCAACCTTTCAGATGCTGGGACTTACTACTGTGCTGTGGCCATGTGTGGGGAAATCCTCTTTGGGAATGGGACCAAGCTGGAAATAACag GTATTGACCAAGAAAACCAAAGCAGTCCTTTAGTTCTTGGTTTAGCAATATCCAACATCTtatgtgtaataataataatcatcctTATCTATGTACAGAAGACCAGAATACAGC GAAATACACATCAGTGGTTCTCCACTACGCCACACAGTGAG ACACGGGACTCACAACAGCTAACTtacaataaatgcattttccaAAAGAGGAAATCAGAGATGGGACCCAGGATGCAACAGATAAACACCCATGTTTTATATTCTGACATTAGACTTAAAGAATGA
- the LOC111848785 gene encoding uncharacterized protein isoform X1 — translation MVRLCSALLLMFITAVNLVLLTQIENMKTFHLGDTITLHCTFSSGHSSYFYWFKQAVGESPQSIMSIYSHSIDPLLYGEFQGDQRFAIQKNSTSMMLTISNAKPADGGFYYCCTRSYEQIIFENKIFLKYEGLPTTNRYFSLQLVSDSVQPGDSVTLQCTIMTESCAGEHSVYWFKHGSGESLPGVIYTNGNRSDKCEKSPEAGSPTRSCIYSLPKRNLNLSDAGTYYCAVAMCGEILFGNGTKLEITGIDQENQSSPLVLGLAISNILCVIIIIILIYVQKTRIQRNTHQWFSTTPHSETRDSQQLTYNKCIFQKRKSEMGPRMQQINTHVLYSDIRLKE, via the exons ATGGTCAGGCTCTGCTCAGCGCTGCTGCTGATGTTTATAACAG CGGTGAATCTTGTCCTGCTCACCCAGATTGAAAACATGAAGACCTTCCACCTTGGAGACACCATCACCCTCCACTGTACCTTTTCTTCTGGACATAGCAGCTACTTCTACTGGTTCAAACAGGCAGTAGGAGAGTCACCTCAAAGTATAATGTCTATCTACAGTCATAGCATAGATCCATTGCTGTATGGGGAGTTCCAAGGGGATCAGCGCTTCGCAATTCAaaaaaactcaaccagcatgatGCTGACCATTTCAAATGCAAAGCCCGCGGATGGTGGCTTCTATTACTGCTGCACAAGAAGTTACGAGCAGATCATTTTCGAGAACAAAATTTTCTTGAAGTATGAAG GTCTACCAACTACAAACAGATATTTCAGTCTGCAGCTTGTATCTGACTCAGTGCAGCCAGGAGACTCTGTGACCCTTCAGTGTACAATAATGACTGAGAGCTGTGCAGGAGAACACAGTGTTTACTGGTTCAAACATGGATCAGGAGAATCCCTTCCAGGAGTCATTTACACCAATGGAAACAGGAGTGATAAGTGTGAGAAGAGCCCTGAGGCTGGATCTCCTACACGGAGCTGTATCTACAGCCTCCCCAAGAGGAACCTCAACCTTTCAGATGCTGGGACTTACTACTGTGCTGTGGCCATGTGTGGGGAAATCCTCTTTGGGAATGGGACCAAGCTGGAAATAACag GTATTGACCAAGAAAACCAAAGCAGTCCTTTAGTTCTTGGTTTAGCAATATCCAACATCTtatgtgtaataataataatcatcctTATCTATGTACAGAAGACCAGAATACAGC GAAATACACATCAGTGGTTCTCCACTACGCCACACAGTGAG ACACGGGACTCACAACAGCTAACTtacaataaatgcattttccaAAAGAGGAAATCAGAGATGGGACCCAGGATGCAACAGATAAACACCCATGTTTTATATTCTGACATTAGACTTAAAGAATGA